In Myripristis murdjan chromosome 9, fMyrMur1.1, whole genome shotgun sequence, the following proteins share a genomic window:
- the LOC115364831 gene encoding interferon-induced very large GTPase 1-like: MEQRSKEVESLFSRLHLQNYKGQQKLTPAVFLKIGPSVKQQHETSEKDLANTFIQRLMTLDYRARYIPVKEDPAVSHPNQGQTPDSAGTDESVFDAFFSTDQETDKRKQSHVHPMDVQMAVFHCSDSFLKQNIISKLSQCQYALPLLVPDPFKMDIECPMWTFRQIRKSWKKTHDSDHGTMKSVPICKAQTPMVAFLRLGSVSSSKSQLMSSLINERHDTFFHRNCPGSTKSRYLIDGLAEIAWYCPSGKPNDAFNDCIAFCNLHGDALSCETQRHILIEKSSVNVILLPSLEKGGKSSTILSDLLKSPKPLICLIADNDRAAAEVKEGTRKYKMGLKDRSLSEVSEELKTIIKKILSSQYNAFKLESMTKVHGIRMDEDDEACQRGKSAALQIQTLLEEKDISKIKDTFLQCQGKLWKKWCEKHKGLYRLQGQIEKEKSETEEELKQIREKQCDVASSELMNLYLKNLRSLHSHEKMYFLKWTGILLDDLSKDDLSGILQKYDQKWTEVLNLKKKDDKGEKHDQTKKQSVEKQRAELEKLSAKLQSATFGLEHMFREMGQIYEAHEAVNRTTGELNWSKYPELAAELMISGHPVELMDGDAGHVPLTWITRLLDAVIRKLGDKRIFVLSVLGIQSSGKSTMLNAMFGLQFAVSAGRCTRGAFMQLVKVSAEIQKDFKFDYVLVVDTEGLRAPELAENASLHHDNELATFVTGLGNLTLINIFGENPADMQDILQIVVQAFMRMKEVNLSPSCVFVHQNVTDIAAGERNMEGKRCLQEKLDKMAQLAAKEEVCNADCFSDIIAFDVQTDVKYFAQLWEGSPPMAPPNPGYSESIQELKNIILTKASKSEGLTLSQFRSRISDLWNALLNEHFVFSFKNTQEIAVYRNLEVQYGKWTWALRCALLNIEHKLHNRIEIGKLDKVDHNYLVKEMTTTRKDVEKAMKTYFDDDEDKEMLVQWRGRFESKIKEFQDEQVKEVKRKLEEVIQQRKACKDLDDKKAEFENKLLQKSKELAHELKDKAKDEEELKKQFNRIWDARVKELAAAAPKIKDISIEDDLFCILTELGIEGSLITECKKQGEYKTMQEIGDYFCDVTITKGSLLAKAWENVKAAYRRKTLPYEENQRIRSFISEVERQSIEKIKTKPVASRGYTSTYLHEVASNVKDKVKAFESVTKTYTFKNDFTANLLLYVCNIAGNQLLKSHEEFKTKNDPLTYLESKKDHHYRIFVSYCEGNSSAAVLGELICNKLKASSVQAVYNKTGMELADEMMHSYPPLSGNKANLEKHILKSLAEKEDFYSYRYYLWRPRSHMESFITEEVEKYILTEHKDKALSVLKKNVKHIEKLVSDAVETATEYVKTQGGNINTWLKNFSSSLEDELPFSTNCGQNFGDINDFDFFKKELDKGIKSIVEEMNSLTIESMEQFSERPDQLLIDHKCKTCWTQCPFCGAVCTNTAEDHSPNDHMVTFHRSKAISGMNYRGTVELCVEFCSTSVASDHRFYPNPSSDQLVPYKEYRTAGDKYAEWSITPDNSTLAYWKWFVCRFQKDLEECLKKKFKGNGEIPSDWRRFTKKDAIKSLENL, translated from the coding sequence ATGGAGCAAAGAAGCAAAGAAGTGGAGTCCCTCTTCAGCAGACTTCACCTTCAAAATTACAAAGGTCAACAGAAGCTGACTCCTgcagtttttcttaaaataggGCCAAGtgtaaaacagcaacatgagACATCTGAGAAGGATTTGGCAAATACTTTCATCCAGAGGTTGATGACGCTGGATTACAGAGCCAGATACATCCCTGTAAAAGAAGACCCAGCAGTCAGTCATCCAAACCAAGGTCAAACACCTGACAGTGCTGGTACAGATGAAAGTGTTTTTGATGCTTTTTTCAGCACAGACCAAGAAActgataaaagaaaacaaagccatGTTCATCCAATGGATGTTCAGATGGCAGTATTTCACTGCTCAGACAGTTTTCTCAAGCAGAACATCATTTCCAAGTTATCCCAATGTCAGTATGCTTTACCTCTGCTTGTCCCTGACCCGTTCAAAATGGATATTGAGTGTCCCATGTGGACATTTagacaaataagaaaaagtTGGAAGAAGACACATGACTCAGACCATGGGACAATGAAGAGTGTGCCGATCTGCAAAGCTCAGACACCCATGGTGGCATTTCTCCGGCTTGGTTCAGTGTCATCATCTAAATCTCAGCTGATGAGCAGCTTAATCAATGAGCGTCACGACACATTCTTTCACAGAAATTGCCCAGGCAGCACCAAATCTCGCTACTTGATTGATGGCTTGGCTGAGATTGCCTGGTACTGCCCTTCTGGAAAACCCAATGATGCATTCAATGACTGCATTGCCTTCTGTAATCTCCATGGTGATGCTCTGTCATGTGAAACACAGCGTCACATACTTATTGAAAAATCCTCAGTCAATGTTATTTTGCTACCAAGTCTggaaaaaggtggaaaaagtTCTACAATATTGTCAGACCTTCTCAAGTCTCCAAAGCCCCTCATTTGTCTGATTGCTGATAATGATAGGGCTGCAGCTGAGGTCAAAGAAGGCACAAGAAAGTACAAAATGGGTCTAAAAGACAGAAGTCTGTCAGAAGTATCTGAAGAGCTGAAAACAATCATCAAAAAGATTTTGTCCAGTCAATACAACGCCTTCAAGCTTGAAAGCATGACCAAGGTCCATGGGATCAGGatggatgaagatgatgaggcCTGCCAGAGAGGGAAATCTGCTGCTTTGCAGATACAGACTTTGCTTGAGGAGAAGGACATCTCAAAGATCAAAGACACATTCCTCCAGTGTCAAGGGAAATTGTGGAAAAAGTGGTGCGAAAAACACAAAGGCCTGTATCGCCTCCAAGGACAGATtgagaaggaaaaaagtgaaacagaagaagaactgaaACAAATACGAGAAAAACAATGTGATGTTGCATCCAGTGAACTTATGAACTTGTATTTGAAGAACCTCCGGTCTCTGcattcacatgagaaaatgtatttcctgAAGTGGACTGGAATATTGCTGGATGATCTCTCCAAAGATGACCTTTCTGGGATTCTGCAAAAATATGATCAAAAGTGGACTGAAGTCttgaatttgaaaaagaaagatgacaaaggagagaaacatgatcagacaaagaaacaaagtgttgaaaaacagagagctgaactTGAAAAATTATCAGCAAAACTGCAGTCAGCGACCTTTGGCTTGGAGCACATGTTTAGGGAAATGGGGCAGATCTATGAGGCCCATGAGGCTGTGAACAGAACGACAGGAGAGCTGAACTGGTCCAAATACCCTGAACTGGCTGCAGAGCTGATGATATCAGGACACCCAGTGGAGCTGATGGATGGTGACGCTGGTCACGTGCCTTTAACATGGATCACTCGTCTTCTAGACGCTGTCATCAGGAAACTGGGAGACAAGcgaatttttgttttgtcagttctCGGCATCCAAAGCAGTGGAAAATCAACAATGCTGAATGCCATGTTTGGCTTACAGTTTGCTGTCAGTGCTGGCAGGTGCACGAGAGGTGCCTTCATGCAGCTAGTCAAAGTTTCAGCAGAGATCCAGAAAGACTTTAAATTTGACTATGTTTTAGTTGTGGACACTGAGGGACTGCGTGCTCCTGAGTTGGCAGAGAACGCCAGTCTTCACCATGACAATGAATTGGCAACGTTTGTCACTGGTCTGGGAAACCTGACTTTGATCAACATCTTTGGAGAGAATCCAGCAGACATGCAAGACATTCTTCAGATTGTTGTACAGGCTTTCATGAGGATGAAGGAGGTAAATCTCTCTCcaagttgtgtgtttgttcaccAGAATGTTACAGATATtgcagctggagagagaaacatggaaGGAAAGAGATGCTTACAAGAAAAACTGGACAAGATGGCCCAGCTAGCTGCCAAAGAGGAAGTGTGCAATGCTGACTGCTTTAGTGACATCATTGCATTCGATGTACAAACAGATGTTAAATACTTTGCCCAGCTATGGGAGGGAAGTCCGCCCATGGCCCCTCCAAACCCAGGTTACAGCGAGAGCATCCAAGAACTGAAGAACATCATCCTCACAAAAGCATCAAAATCTGAAGGACTGACTCTCTCACAGTTCAGAAGCCGCATTTCAGATCTCTGGAACGCCTTGCTGAATgagcactttgttttcagcttcaaaaacacacaggaaattgCAGTGTACAGAAACCTTGAGGTCCAGTACGGGAAATGGACCTGGGCCTTGAGATGTGCCCTGTTGAACATTGAACACAAGCTTCATAACAGAATTGAAATTGGAAAACTTGACAAGGTTGATCACAATTACCTTGTTAAGGAGATGACCACTACTCGAAAAGATGTCGAAAAGGCAATGAAGACAtactttgatgatgatgaagataaaGAGATGTTGGTTCAATGGCGAGGTCGatttgaaagcaaaataaaggaGTTTCAAGATGAACAGGTGAAAGAAGTTAAACGGAAGCTGGAGGAAGTTATCCAGCAGAGGAAAGCCTGCAAAGACCTAGATGACAAAAAGGCAGAGTTTGAGAACAAGCTACTGCAAAAAAGCAAAGAGCTCGCTCATGAGTTAAAAGACAAGGCAAAAGATGAAGAGGAACTTAAAAAACAATTCAACAGAATTTGGGATGCGCGAGTCAAGGAATTAGCAGCAGCTGCACCCAAAATTAAGGATATCTCCATTGAAGATGATTTGTTTTGTATCCTTACTGAACTTGGCATTGAAGGGTCTCTTATAACTGAATGCAAGAAACAGGGTGAATACAAAACCATGCAAGAGATAGGTGACTATTTTTGTGATGTAACCATAACCAAAGGCAGTTTGTTAGCAAAAGCATGGGAGAATGTTAAGGCTGCCTATAGAAGGAAAACTCTTCCTTATGAAGAGAACCAACGGATCAGATCCTTCATCTCTGAGGTTGAGAGACAGTCCATAGAGAAAATAAAGACCAAGCCTGTTGCTAGCAGAGGCTACACTTCCACCTACTTGCATGAAGTAGCCAGTAATGTCAAAGACAAAGTCAAAGCTTTTGAATCAGTGACAAAGACATACACTTTCAAGAATGACTTTACAGCCAATcttttactgtatgtatgtaacaTTGCAGGGAATCAGCTATTAAAGTCTCATGAGGAATTCAAGACCAAGAATGATCCACTGACTTATTTAGAAAGCAAGAAAGACCATCATTACAGGATATTTGTGAGCTATTGTGAAGGTaactcctctgctgctgtgcttgGTGAACTGATCTGTAACAAACTGAAGGCCTCCTCAGTTCAGGCTGTGTACAACAAGACTGGCATGGAGCTGGCTGACGAGATGATGCACAGTTACCCACCCCTCAGTGGAAACAAGGCCAACTTggagaaacacattttaaagtcaCTGGCAGAGAAAGAGGACTTTTACAGCTATAGATACTACCTCTGGAGGCCAAGATCCCACATGGAGTCTTTCATAACAGAAGAAGTAGAGAAATACATCCTCACTGAACACAAGGACAAAGCACTCAGTGTTCTCAAGAAAAACGTGAAACATATAGAGAAGCTTGTGAGTGACGCAGTGGAAACTGCAACTGAGTATGTCAAAACTCAGGGAGGAAACATCAACACGTGGCTGAAGAACTTCTCCAGTTCTCTGGAAGATGAGCTACCATTTTCTACAAACTGTGGTCAAAATTTTGGTGACATaaatgactttgactttttcaaGAAAGAGCTAGACAAAGGCATTAAATCCATTGTTGAGGAGATGAATAGCCTCACGATAGAGAGTATGGAGCAATTCAGTGAGAGGCCTGATCAACTGCTTATCGACCACAAATGTAAGACTTGCTGGACTCAATGTCCTTTCTGTGGAGCCGTTTGCACCAACACAGCCGAGGATCACAGTCCTAATGATCATATGGTCACTTTTCATCGCTCCAAAGCGATCAGCGGGATGAATTATAGAGGTACAGTAGAACTATGCGTTGAGTTCTGCTCAACATCAGTTGCAAGTGATCATAGGTTTTACCCTAATCCTTCTTCAGATCAGCTTGTTCCTTATAAAGAGTACAGAACTGCTGGAGATAAATATGCTGAGTGGAGCATCACACCTGATAATTCTACGCTGGCATACTGGAAGTGGTTCGTATGCCGATTTCAAAAGGACCTGGAAGagtgccttaaaaaaaaatttaagggCAATGGAGAGATTCCCAGTGATTGGAGACGTTTCACCAAAAAAGACGCCATCAAGAGTCTGGAGAACCTGTAA